The window TTTCCCCCTCAAAGTTTCCACTTCTTGGATGGGCCATTGTAGCACTTGCTTCCCGTCAGGACTAAGCCATACCTCTCGTGGAATCGCCTGCCCATTAATCAACAGCTAACAATTAACTTGTTACAATAGTCTATAGAAACTTCCGGTTCATGTTTAACCTAATCTGTTCATCATGATATGCAGCAACTTATTTTATATACCATTTCTGTAAGTGAACGGATTACCTACTGATCCCTTGACCCAGACAAAAGGACCTAATTGTACATAGAACTCAAGCAGGGCAGTCATATGATGAGTTACGATCCTACACACTAAACCCTAAACCTTAAATCCTCGTACCTGAATTCCGGCCCGCCCCTTTTTTGTATCATCATCAGCTGAATCAGACTCATTAGACCAACCCCACAAAATCCTCCTACTCTTTACAGGATCAAAGAAAGTTTTGGAGGCATAGAAGTTGCCATAATCATATCTCAACCCTTCCCGACTGTCCTTCATTCCCGGATCCACTGTGTACCTGTCATCTTCCGGCTTATACGTCCCCAGTGTGTAGTACTCATACCTCGTCTCATCCAGGCTCACCTTGAACATGTGCTTCACGTCCTGCCCAACTCTCGACGTGTCCGCTCCCTGCCTGTTCCCGTTCTTGTACAAAGGATAAAAGTCCGGGCACTCCCACATGCCGGTGTCCGGAGCCGAATGGAGCGGGTGGTTGCTCTTCACCCATAACTTGAAATCCATGCTCCGGTAAAGTTCCGCCACGCCCTGGTGGTGTTTCTTTGATCCGACTATGATCCTCCAGTAGCCGTTGAACCACCACGCCGTGGTGGGGTCACGGAACTGGCTGGCGTTCATTCCCGGGGAGGGAACTACCAAGGGGTTGTCATCTGGTTTGATCCATTCCCGGAGGTAGGGGTCCCTGTCGTCTTTGGGGACGGCATAGTTCTGGATCTGGCGCTTATCGGGGTCGAGGCCGGTGTAGAGGATTATTGGCTTGTTTCCGGGGAGGATGGTGGCGGATCCGGACCAGCAACCGTTGATGTCAAAGGGTTTGGAAGGCTATATAGCTGGTTCTAGGGCTTCCCAGCTGATTAGGTCTTTGGAGACTGAGTGTGCCCACACGATATTTCCCCATACAGATCCTTTGGGATTGTATTGGTAGAATAAGTGGTAGAAACCATTGAAGAACATGGGTCCTGTGCAAGATATCAAGAGAGCAAATTTAGAGCTACCAATTCCTAGTTTCAAAACTAATGGTGATGTTTTGGAAATGAAACTACTGTATTCACTTTAGAAAGTGTAATACTTCATTTTTTTTTTCTTCAAACACCACCGTAAATGTAAAATGAACTTTGTGTTGGAATAAAAAGCTCACCATTTGGATCTGTTGTTGATTGTTGGCCGTCATGGAGACACAAAAAACAAGAAGTCGATCAGTGACTAATGACAAAAATATACAAACTGCGATACTGGAAAAGCTCCCACATACTCGAGAACAAGATTAGGTTTGATTTGAGTTTACAATATGTTGAATATCGTACTGACTTGATCGTTCGAATACCTGGTATCAACTGGGGACTTTCTTTCTTTTGTTGTATGTCATTTATAAGAACCAGAGAATTCGGGTGACATAAGAACCAAACTTCATGCGTGAAAATTAGCTTCTTCTCTTTTTTCTTTTTTTTTTTTGGAAAATCCAGGGTTGCGGATTAATGTATTAGAAGAGAGTCATTACCGTTAATCCAGCGCTGTGGAGGTTGAAAGTGGAACTTGGTCCTGTGAGTGTCTTTCACTTCAACGGCCTTAACATTCTGAAGACGTTCGATAATCTGATGTGATGCTTCAACTCCGTTCTTGTTTATCAGAAAAACGCAACACCAAGTAAATGACAAAGCTGGAAGCAACTTTCTTACAATATCCATACTGTAACT of the Fragaria vesca subsp. vesca linkage group LG6, FraVesHawaii_1.0, whole genome shotgun sequence genome contains:
- the LOC101299687 gene encoding LOW QUALITY PROTEIN: beta-fructofuranosidase, insoluble isoenzyme 3-like (The sequence of the model RefSeq protein was modified relative to this genomic sequence to represent the inferred complete CDS: substituted 1 base at 1 genomic stop codon) encodes the protein MFFNGFYHLFYQYNPKGSVWGNIVWAHSVSKDLISWEALEPAIXPSKPFDINGCWSGSATILPGNKPIILYTGLDPDKRQIQNYAVPKDDRDPYLREWIKPDDNPLVVPSPGMNASQFRDPTTAWWFNGYWRIIVGSKKHHQGVAELYRSMDFKLWVKSNHPLHSAPDTGMWECPDFYPLYKNGNRQGADTSRVGQDVKHMFKVSLDETRYEYYTLGTYKPEDDRYTVDPGMKDSREGLRYDYGNFYASKTFFDPVKSRRILWGWSNESDSADDDTKKGRAGIQAIPREVWLSPDGKQVLQWPIQEVETLRGKKTDMTNQILEQGKTVGVRGITAAQVDVEVTFSVPNLDKAEEYDPNWPDGQTACAAKRLNVPGGVGPFGLLTLASQHLEEFTPVFFRIFKTKEQKHKVLMCSDGKFSTLKPFDEKQYRPSFGGLVDVHIAAEKKISLRTFIDHSVVESFGAGGKTCILSRVYPTLAVNDAAHLFLFNNGTVPITVQSLTAWDMNAPKSMNQGKK